One genomic window of Arvicola amphibius chromosome 4, mArvAmp1.2, whole genome shotgun sequence includes the following:
- the Ing2 gene encoding inhibitor of growth protein 2 — MPGAAPAAPWVALVPAGLTRPAAPRGPARCLGGSRERRIPDPPDGGKGGVEIGGLGGALSSGGRVPAAPGGRAEERRSWLLHVWLLDAEAAAAAAARSSSSSGGGGARMLGQQQQLYSSAALLTGERSRLLTCYVQDYLECVESLPHDMQRNVSVLRELDNKYQETLKEIDDVYEKYKKEDDSNQKKRLQQHLQRALINSQELGDEKIQIVTQMLELVENRARQMELHSQCFQDPAESERAADKGKMDSSQPERSSRRPRRQRTSESRDLCHMTNGVEDCDDQPPKEKKSKSAKKKKRSKAKQEREASPVEFAIDPNEPTYCLCNQVSYGEMIGCDNEQCPIEWFHFSCVSLTYKPKGKWYCPKCRGDNEKTMDKSTEKTKKERRAR; from the exons ATGCCCGGAGCCGCGCCCGCTGCACCCTGGGTCGCCTTAGTTCCCGCAGGCCTCACTCGGCCGGCAGCGCCCAGGGGCCCCGCTCGCTGTCTCGGAGGCTCGCGAGAGAGGCGCATCCCGGATCCGCCAGATGGAGGCAAG GGGGGAGTGGAGATCGGGGGACTCGGCGGTGCCCTCTCGAGCGGCGGCCGTGTCCCTGCGGCGCCGGGCGGCCGAGCGGAGGAGCGGCGGTCGTGGCTGTTGCATGTGTGGCTGCTGGAtgcggaggcggcggcggcggcggcggcgaggagcagcagcagcagcggcggcggcggcgccagGATGttagggcagcagcagcagctgtacTCTTCGGCCGCGCTCCTTACCGGAGAGCGGAGCCGGCTGCTCACCTGCTACGTGCAGGACTACCTGGAGTGCGTGGAGTCGCTGCCCCACGACATGCAGAGGAACGTGTCGGTGCTGCGGGAGCTGGACAACAAATACCAAg AAACTTTAAAGGAAATTGATGATGTCtatgaaaaatataagaaagaagatGATTCAAACCAGAAAAAACGCCTACAGCAGCATCTGCAGAGAGCGTTGATTAATAGCCAGGAATTGGGAGATGAAAAAATTCAGATTGTAACACAAATGCTCGAATTGGTGGAAAATCGGGCAAGACAAATGGAGCTGCACTCACAGTGTTTCCAAGATCCTGCTGAAAGTGAACGCGCCGCAGACAAAGGGAAGATGGATTCTAGTCAACCTGAGCGATCTTCTAGAAGACCTCGAAGACAGCGAACCAGTGAGAGCCGGGATTTATGTCACATGACAAATGGGGTTGAAGACTGTGATGATCAgccaccaaaagaaaagaaatccaaatcCGCCAAGAAAAAGAAACGCTCCAAGGCCAAGCAGGAAAGGGAAGCCTCGCCTGTTGAGTTTGCAATAGATCCCAATGAACCTACCTACTGCTTATGTAACCAAGTGTCTTACGGGGAAATGATAGGCTGTGACAATGAACAGTGTCCCATTGAATGGTTCCACTTCTCATGTGTTTCACTCACCTATAAACCAAAGGGGAAATGGTACTGCCCAAAGTGCAGGGGAGACAATGAGAAAACAATGGACAAAAgtactgaaaagacaaaaaaggagagaagagcgAGGTAG